The sequence GACTGAGGCCGGGCCCGACGCGGGCCGGCGCTGTTGACGGGGAGGAAGGTAGAAGGCGGGTGTAAAGGGCGCGCCCGACCCCCGTGAAGAAGTGTGAAGGGGCGCTGGGGGGCCGCAGCCGGGCTCGGAATGGCGCGGGGGGCCCCCCGGTTTTTCCCATCGAGCGACGCTTCACCCTGGAGTGTCGACCGCCCGACGCCTGCTCGCCCAGCGGGGAGGGGGGCGGTGGACATCTGCCTCCAGGGTGGATTGTCGTCTCGGTGTTGGGGCGATGTCCGCTCCACACGGGCAGCCCGGAAGTCCGGACGGCCGCAAAGCAGAAAGAAGAAGGCACATGGCAATCGGTACTGTGAAGTGGTTCAACGACGCCAAGGGGTTCGGCTTCATCGCGCAGGACAACGGTGAGGACGTGTTCTGCCACCACACCGCCATCAACATGGATGGCTTCCGCACCCTCCAGGAGGGGCAGAAGGTGGAGTTCGAGGTCACTCGCGGCCCCAAGGGCCTGCAGGCCCAGAACGTCCGCGCTGTCGGCACCTGACCCGTAGCGCGGCCACCCCTGGTGGTGCTCGAGGCCCGGTCTCCCACGAGGAGGCTGGGCCTTCGTGTTTCTGGCCCCCGGCCCGGCGGGCAGGCGGGCTCGCGGTGTCCACCCGCCGACGCAAGGCCTCCTTCCTTACCTTCACGGCAGGAGCGCGGCGCACCCGCCGCCATTCACCGCCTTCGGGGCGAAGGAGACGCGAGGCATGGGCGACACCAGCGTGAAGAAGGTCGAGAGTCGGCACTCGCCGAAGGGCGACATGGGGCAGAAGTACCTGGCCTCCGGCGTCCGCCTGTCCATGCGCCTGTGGGAGGACGAGCCTCCCGGCGAGCCCGCGCCCGCCGCCGCCCGCGACTACGAGACGGTGGGCTACGTGCTGAAGGGCCGCGCCGAGTTGCACCTCGAAGGACAGGTCATCCTGCTCAACCCCGGTGACTCGTGGCTGGTGCCGCGAGGCTCCTCGCACACGTACAAGGTGCTGGAGACCTTCTCCGCCGTGGAGGCGACCAGCCCACCGGCCGCGGTGCACGGTCGCGACGAGGGCAAGGACGCGGCGCAGAAGAAGCCCGCCAAGGCGTGAGGCTTTCCAGGAGCGTGGGGTAGGGGAGGGGGGCGGCGGGACTCGAACCCGCATCAAAGCGGAAGCAAAACCCCAAGCAGGTCGCGCTGTTACCGGCTAGCGCTGCGGCGTTCGCCCTGCAGCGACGGAGGGCACGGCGGCATGGCCTACGTGGTGGGCAGGCCGGGGCCGTGTCATTCATCCAGTTCTTCGGCTCCGCCTTGCAGGTGACTCCACATGAAGCGCCCGCTGTCGGACGGCACGACGCATCTGCTCTTCACCGGGCTGGAGCTGCTCCGCCGGCTGGCCAGCCTGGTGCCTTCTCCGAGGGCAAACCTGACGAGGTTCCACGGCGTCTTTGCCCCAGGCGCGACAGTGCGTCCATTTCTGCTCCCTCAAGCAGGGGCGAAGCCGGGGCATGAGGAGGAGATCCCCGCCGTTGCCGCGACGGTGGAGGAGCCGAGGAAGGAGCGCACACCCCGTTTGGACTGGGCCGGGCTGCTGCGCCGGACGTTCGCGCTGGATGTGTTCGCGTGCCTGACTGAGGTGTGGAGGCAGGCGGCGGGTGTTGGCGTACGTGAAGGGAGCAGGAGGGGGGAGGGCGATTGTGGAGCACCTGGGGTTGGCCTACGGCGAGTGCGCCCTGGCCCCTGCGCGAGGGCCGCCCCAGAGCGCGTGGTGTTGAAGCTCAAGCCGCCACAGCCAGCAAAGAGAGCCAGGCCCCTGCTGCGCCCCTTCCGGGAAGGCGGCTGGGCTGGGCAGGCGTATGTCTGCTGGAGATGAAAGGCTTCTGCGCCGGCCCGGCGTGCGCCTCATGGGCTCCCCGTCAGCATCCCTCACCTCCCGCTTTGTTCCCGCCCGCTACGCCCAAGAGGGCTCCTGTCCTTCCTCTGCTCGAGGGCTTGCAGCGCGCGGCGGACGAAAGAGGTCATGCCCTGGAGAAGGGGTGGCGCTATCATCACCTGTGCGGCCGTCATGGAAAGGACTCGGGTATGCCAGAGCTTGATACGCTTGATGCGCTGCGGAATGTGCTCTTATGTGAGCGGTCAGTTCTCAACGAGGGGCATGAGGTTCATGGCTACTCGATCTACTGCCCGAAGTGTGTCGGTGTCCGGAGGACACGGATGCAGATGCGGTGTTTACGAAGCACTGCGATTAAAACAAGTGGTGAGACTAGGCCAAAGACTAAGTCGTTGAGCGAAATCGAGGACCCAGACGATTACCCGACCCCAGAGCAGCAGGAGGAAGAGGAACACGACCGAGAGGAATACAAGGAAGGGTTGCTGCGGTACGGCATGGCGCCTGCGCTGTTTGTTATGAAGTGTGGCGAATGCGACACCGGTTTCACCGCCGTTGTCTATAATGGCGCGAGTGGTGAATCGTTGGCGGTGTTTCCAGATGTGGCCGGGGGAATTGCTACCCCAAAGACTCCGGAGTCAGTTGGTTATTATCTCGATCAAGCCGCTCGTGCCCAATCTGTCGATGCAATGAGTGCGGCAGCGACGATGTATCGCGCTGCTCTTGAGCATTTGCTCGAAGAACAGGGCATTTCGGGGGGAATGCTCGGGCCGAGATTAGAGGCGCTTCTGAGAAAGCGCGAGGCCAATGACAAAAGCATTCCGGAATGGGTGTATAGGATCAATCCAGAGTATCTGACGGTCATAAAGGACCTTGGGAACGGGGCGGTTCATACAAATAAGGGTGATGTGTCGTTGCAGGGACATATCAATTCGAGTATTGTGGTGTTGATTCAGACTGCCTTTGAATCATTGTTGGAGCACGTGTATGAGGCGCCCGCTCGAGAGACGGAACACTTGACGAAGCTGCGAGCGGCAGCAGCAGCCGTTACGCCACCAAAGAAGGCCAAGGGCTGAAGTGCGGTGTCGAGCGCGGGCTCATTCGTCTCTGCCCGCGTCGTCATCCGTTGTGTTGCCCTCGTTTGAGTGGTTGGTGGCGCTCTCGTTCGTCCGCATCTTCACCACGTGCTTGTAGATGAGTCAGACCATAGCGTCCACGCGATCATCGCGCGCTCGCTGGTGCTGGACCTGCTGACGACGGGCGGCGTGGAGGCCCTGAAGCCCCAGTGTGGCTCCAACCTCACGCGTCCCCCTTCTTAACCTCTTTCGCCGGCCCGGTGCCTTGAGCGCACGGGCCGGCGGGCCGCGTCCCGTCAGGGGGCGCGGAAAGTGGTGGGCGCGACAGGGACCGTCAATGTCAGCGCGGGGCGGTCCGCGCGCAGCAGCATGAAGCCTCCGACCGAGTCGCGGGCGAGGAGGTCAGCGTCTCCGTCTCCGTCTCCGTCCGCGTCCCCCATGAAGTAGCGGTTCGGCTCATTCCAGCCCCATGCGTCCGACATGAAGCTGGTGGCCAGCGTGCTGCTCAGGGCCAGATAGGTCGGCTCGGCGCGCAGTGCCACGAAGCTGCCCGACGCGAAGCGCAGCACCAAGTCCTTGTCGCCGTCCCCGTCGTAGTCCATGACGAAGAAGCGGTTGCCCTCGTTCCAGCCGTTCGCATCCGAGAAGGTGGAGTTGCTGTAGAGCGCGGCCGTAGAGATGAGGTGCGTCACGTCCGAGCGCAAGGCGCCGAAGTCACCTAACGCGTTCCGGGTGATGAGGTCGTCGTCGCCGTCCCTATCGTAATCCATGACCCAGAAACGGTTGCCGTCGTTCCAGCCGTTCGCGTCCGTCGGGTTCGCGGCGAAGTAGAGGACGCCGGCGTTCACGAAGGAGGTGCCATTGGAGCGCAGAGCAGTGAAGACGCCGAACGCGTCGCGTGCAATGAGGTCGTCGTCGCCATCTCCGTCGTAGTCGGCCATGAACAAGCGGTTGCCGCTGGACCACCCAGTGGCATCCGTCATGCCCGTGTTGATGAGGTCTCCGCTCACGCGGGTGTAGCTGCCTCCGCTCCCTCAGGCAGGGGCGGAGCCGGGGCATGAGGAGGAGATCCCCGCCGTTGCCGCGACGGTGGAGGAGCCGAGGAAGGAGCGCACACCTCGTTTGGACGGGGCCGGGCTGCTGCGCAGGTCGTTCGCCCTGGACGTGTTGGCCTGCGTGAGGTGTGGAGGCAGGCTTAAGGGTGTTGGCGTGCGTGAAGGGAGCATGCGGGGTGCGCGCGATTGTGAAGCATCTGGGCCTGGCCACTGCAGGTGCGA comes from Pyxidicoccus parkwaysis and encodes:
- a CDS encoding cupin domain-containing protein codes for the protein MGDTSVKKVESRHSPKGDMGQKYLASGVRLSMRLWEDEPPGEPAPAAARDYETVGYVLKGRAELHLEGQVILLNPGDSWLVPRGSSHTYKVLETFSAVEATSPPAAVHGRDEGKDAAQKKPAKA
- a CDS encoding transposase, which encodes MKRPLSDGTTHLLFTGLELLRRLASLVPSPRANLTRFHGVFAPGATVRPFLLPQAGAKPGHEEEIPAVAATVEEPRKERTPRLDWAGLLRRTFALDVFACLTEVWRQAAGVGVREGSRRGEGDCGAPGVGLRRVRPGPCARAAPERVVLKLKPPQPAKRARPLLRPFREGGWAGQAYVCWR
- a CDS encoding DUF4145 domain-containing protein, which produces MSEIEDPDDYPTPEQQEEEEHDREEYKEGLLRYGMAPALFVMKCGECDTGFTAVVYNGASGESLAVFPDVAGGIATPKTPESVGYYLDQAARAQSVDAMSAAATMYRAALEHLLEEQGISGGMLGPRLEALLRKREANDKSIPEWVYRINPEYLTVIKDLGNGAVHTNKGDVSLQGHINSSIVVLIQTAFESLLEHVYEAPARETEHLTKLRAAAAAVTPPKKAKG
- a CDS encoding cold-shock protein, which translates into the protein MAIGTVKWFNDAKGFGFIAQDNGEDVFCHHTAINMDGFRTLQEGQKVEFEVTRGPKGLQAQNVRAVGT